The genomic interval TGGTCAGTCGTTCGGGTCCGGCCATCGCCGCCGTCACCGCATCTACCAGAGCGGGCGCCGACAGCGAGATCTCCGCATCGCGCAGCCCGGCGGGCTGTGCGGTCAGCGCGGCCGCCCCCGCCGGGCGCAGCAGGGCACCGACCGCCCAGCCGCGTCCCGTGAGGTCGCGGAAGCTGGCCTTCGTCGTCGGACCGACGAGCTGCGCGCCCTCTGACGAGATCACCAGGTTCAGCGCGGGGTAGGCGACGACGTCCTGTCGCGAGACCGCACCGGCAGGCAGGTCCCACTCCGGGATCCAGAACCACGACACCAGCTCGGCCGCGGCGGGCGTCGGAGCGAGCCGATGGAACTGCGGCATCCGATCGGGGAACAGCACCCCTCGTCGCGCGTCGATCACGTCTTCGACGCTAGACGCGGGCACCGACATCGTGTCTGGTGGACCGACATCGTGTCGCGAATCTTCAAGCGCCGCCTCCGGTCGCGCTCGTACGGTCGAGGCATGACCACTCAGACCGCCGGCTTGACCGGCATCCACACGACCGACGGCCGCCCGAACGGGGCGACCTCACTCACTCCCTTCCTCGCCATCCCCGGCGCGGCCGAGGCCATCGCGTTCTACCGCGATGTGTTCGGCGCGCGGGTCGTCGACGTCACCGAGTTCAGCGGCGTAGTCGTGCACGCCGACCTCGACTTCGGCAAGGGGATGCTGCAGCTCGGCGAGCCCTCGCCTGACTACCATCTCGTCGCTCCGCCGCAGGGCGGGGACGACTGCTACTCGATGGGCGTGTACGTGCCTGATGTGGATGCCGTCGTCGCCCGCGCGGTCGAAGCCGGCGCAACGGTGCGCGAAGCACCGTCTGACTTCGTCTCCGGCGATCGGTTCGCCAGCATCCGC from Microbacterium sp. H1-D42 carries:
- a CDS encoding VOC family protein, which codes for MTTQTAGLTGIHTTDGRPNGATSLTPFLAIPGAAEAIAFYRDVFGARVVDVTEFSGVVVHADLDFGKGMLQLGEPSPDYHLVAPPQGGDDCYSMGVYVPDVDAVVARAVEAGATVREAPSDFVSGDRFASIRDPFGVRWSVMSRVEDLSEEESTARVAEWAAQQG
- a CDS encoding helix-turn-helix domain-containing protein, with translation MIDARRGVLFPDRMPQFHRLAPTPAAAELVSWFWIPEWDLPAGAVSRQDVVAYPALNLVISSEGAQLVGPTTKASFRDLTGRGWAVGALLRPAGAAALTAQPAGLRDAEISLSAPALVDAVTAAMAGPERLTRVVEIVSAWLAEQKGVISDADRDANNMAEVLMTDDRVRTAEQAAASLAMSLRTLQRMTHRYVGLPPLMMIRRRRLQEAAQRLRDDPASDLSALAAALGYADHAHLTADFRTVLGMPPTRYRAEQ